TATTCACAGCACTTTTCGGAACTTTAGCTAACACTAAAGAAGGAATGATTAGAGGAATAGTAGGTCACACAATTATGGCTTTACCTTATGGTATTACTTTAATGTATCCAAGAAGTGAAAAATTCAATGCTTCATTATTTGAAGCGAGCCAAGATTTAGGTTATTCAAAAATTAGATCATGATTCAAAACTTATTTTGTTTACATGATTCCATCAATTGTTTTTGCTGGTTTAGTTTCCATTTTCTTATCATTTGATGACTTTATTATTTTACAAACAACTTCAAATGTAAGTACACTTGGAACCAAACTTTATGAAGGTCAATTTAAAGCTTGAGGCTTAGTAGTTGGAGCTTGCTTATTATTTGTTACTATTGTTGCTAATGCTTGCTATATTGGTTATAAAGCTTACATGATTAAAAGAAGTAATAAAAAAGCAAAAAGGATAAAAAATGAACAACAACAAACCAAAGAACAACAAATTTAAAACACTTATTAAAACCAAAATTTTAACCAAAACTTTTGGTACAAGTGCTCTTGCAGTTGTTGCTGCAGCTGCTTTAGTTGGTGCTTTATCTTATAAATATAGTAACAAAAATAACTTCAAGCCTTCATTCTACAACTATCAATCTTATATTGATCCAAATACCAAAGCAAAAATAAATAAAAACTTCAACTTCAAAGAATTTGCTGAAATTCAAGATTTTACTAAAGCTATTTTAACTAATAAAGCAGCTGCCGGAATTGGCAACGATTCTCAAGCAGTTCAACTTATTAGAGAGGGTAAACTTCGCAAAATTGATTATGCTAAAATGTTTGGTGATCCTAAATTTAATGACCGCAATGAAGTTTTAAAACTTTTAACTGACACAGTAAAAAATCATCTTGAGTCATATAACAAATATTTAACTAAAGATAAATGTATTAATGCCGATGGTTCGCAAGCTACTGAGGATCGTCACTTAATTGACTACTTTGCTCCATACTTTTCACAAGATATGGTAGTAGCTTATAATCCTGCTAAAGTTTTAAATCTTAAAAAAGATGACCCTGAATATCAAAATAAAATCAATGCTCATCAACAAGCAATGCAAAATCACCTAATTAATGAAATAAAAAACAACAAAGGTGAATTTAGACTCATTGATATTCTTAAAACATTAAAAGCTAACAAATATGAACATTGAGAAGCAACAAATGCTGTAAGAGATAATATGATTTATGGTTCAGCTTATGTTTATGACGTTAATAAAGGCTTTGTTGATGATCACGCTACTGGAAAAGGCACATCAAAAGATAAGCCTAATTGATATAAAGAACACATTGACCACTTTGTTGAATTATTTAATCATGGTATAGGTTATAGTGTTAGAGATACAAAACATATTAACTTTAATGGAGATGGACAATTTCTTTTAAATAACTTAATTAATCCTGATTCGAAAACATGTGCTGGTTTAATTTATAACGGTGATGCAGTTGATGCTTATTTCTCAGAAGATAACTATGCCACAGTGCCTCAAAGTACTATTAGATTCTTAAGACCAAAAGTTAATTTATTATTAGTTGATGGGTTAGTTATCTCAGAAAATACAAGTGATTATTTTACTGATTTAATTTATAAAACAGTTCACAAGAGCTTTCTTGGTGGAGTTGAAAAAGATAAATGAATCAATGGTCCAAAATGAAATAGTACTACTGAAGAATGAAATAATATAGAAGGTTATGAATCATTTACAACATTTGACTTTGTAGGTTATACTCCTGCTTGAAAATCACAATATGAATTTGTTAAAAATAACTATTTTGTTGATGATACATATCCACAATATATTGCTAGTCTTTATGGAATAAATAAAGAACAAACTATTTTTGATGTTGATAATACAACACCAAAAATGAAATATGAAGTTAAACATTTTCCTATTGAACCAGAAAGTAAACAAACAATGGCTGAA
The Mycoplasmopsis fermentans PG18 DNA segment above includes these coding regions:
- a CDS encoding ABC transporter permease, which produces MTKFWNFIKRSYIYIILAVTYIPLVFAVIFSFNKPSDKGFLSFSWNGFTNTAWTNFFDEGRELALINSIIIAFFVSLLVISISLVTVFAMWKQKNKNYSRAVRAVNNIPFINPDNITAIGLVLVFTALFGTLANTKEGMIRGIVGHTIMALPYGITLMYPRSEKFNASLFEASQDLGYSKIRSWFKTYFVYMIPSIVFAGLVSIFLSFDDFIILQTTSNVSTLGTKLYEGQFKAWGLVVGACLLFVTIVANACYIGYKAYMIKRSNKKAKRIKNEQQQTKEQQI